Proteins found in one Mytilus edulis chromosome 2, xbMytEdul2.2, whole genome shotgun sequence genomic segment:
- the LOC139512683 gene encoding abnormal spindle-like microcephaly-associated protein homolog codes for MADVNQIECSPQIHAIWDSLDQVNGERVATSTPNSSTVAVGTRSPRRKSRRSWFEKPSSKYEIAVEKKRRSNGRKSEVEDEILMLTHFTNPPKISFGTLKPGQNKSRTLIIKNPHDYDQTVKVEKFPHKKYFSVQTVEFTILAKETFPFEITWEPEDEGNFREMILFVVDNSYRLQGFVFGTVEAPKKKVTKRKGLLGSKVQKPFSILHTQSLANIKKSYSPQKGEKKISSEQVQQKSNIENEPPREITLPFEAVEIGQQDQEKDVESERRKSHRRSSTYVKMPDLGVSPIGLPPGTGKKTNSNDILHSTVRSDIESQRSPLDGLDVEEHRFNSLTPQTPENQKFGSIHTETQGFISPNSFLQDSLCQNTENAVCKQQKDSISENGENQKAHDMKNTNKNPKTFLSPDTFLKDLNNTIDGDKKGQYTANNIPSPDAVLNKSIPHDILVRQLDSVKTKLQKNQVLKERKGTTNCVSRKSLKPAEPDNVRRETFTKSSSGLGSQQQRTINNTNSCRRESFMKTEKKSNPFIEVPSTCTSSPRRTTFIVKGGKKPINNKRRIAKPTAKIDKMSKQNGHLHIEKDIITTETIVQDEVETVSTTKITEVVDTYTCTIIDDKQVIHSPERSTSLKEHHTTTKTEVSKTVDSSTVVKNRTLPTPERSLCGKQLFSPHTGQSVYSNSSINGEVSIGSPRRLPDSPLAAVVSKRSTMTVTKEKPSEALIEQTERRLSTCLFGQDDEKDGSGNMDEDSLEKKSIGKWEISVIEEGNENLSSPLLSKISFKQNSNIDTPLQETRLAKQNHNFSLDTPMREAGLTKQKYKVELDTPMREAGLTTQKYNLELDTPMREAGLTNQNYNGEIDTPMREAGLTNQNYKGELDTPMREAGFTKHNHNGELDTPMLEAGLAKQNNNGELDTPMREAGLTNQNIIFELDTPMREGEFSKDVCKNFINDLGTHHAHESFDLKQENQIEAVPTNNFDVCENGSPEHCGKDSDLELPTNHLAENKREIENTESTVKRRSFWEKPCDLSITFENLDTPMREVYNNMDIEDRKKHRRSFWEKPDESKLTPVTFKGINNSGNVSDHDELSSPMHQNIQKNTSSVEDSYQESVLVDSVEKNTSFPTTPYHLLPKTPNPDNSRRSTHVVEKPKIFKLDEVQKKKLFADEADVSIDQVEINICCDENVITSSSIVPLKNQNKEPKEEQKKEDGYHESMTKETAIFENKLSKNLDNPQDTNNSMRLKDSCINPSVNENKNKNPNGLFFISCSSTKAVDKQVKSTVTKSTLRKQPNKPVTTTIQKKVSPKRPLSQARMSENKRRKTNETIEQNDEIRNNKNTERSKQSTVNKQPSLKGSAAVQGRVKAPAKGVAQSKLLLMKKTKTALPKHPMPFAAKNMYYDERWMQKQERGFVHWLNFVLTPPDEYQQTTKVKVDAGSLCVDNNRNNVKLAPTREVLSFRAYSQHRRLNQLRRAACKLFQSQEVVHVVQKVEVEVESDRLYIRKDRKVHADLGLKQAILDMLLSFNPLWLRIGLETTFGEMIMIQNNGDVIGLSRFIITRVLGNPDIACEFSHPSVPHLYSHGYAEAISRHLLKKFLILVFFLDHAKSKRLVPQDPCLFCKDAEYKTCKTMLIEFSRDYLAGEGDITRHLGYLGYQIKHTQTAMDEFDYAVSNLATDLKDGIRLARVMEILSEDHTLTKKLRAPAISRLQKIHNMDVVFQILTKQGVNVDLKGTKVTCRDVVDGHREKTLKLLWCLIVQYQVSLLLNKEQLKEEIRILERSLMVKNQLAALQRYEEFLSQKKRDSIDPDLFSQNELVMLLLKWCRVVSAYYGIQVENFTVSFGDGRVLCHLIHHYHPSLLPREIIKHKTMRTVTEDNDQANDQNNSLSDSFGQAPFTVKEDDALFEQMLSNEKENFKTLYEKVSELGGIPLMLRSADMSNTIPDEKVVVTYVTYLCARLLDIRHESRAARVIQLAWRRHHLQKVKKDFVIKQKAAIVIQKAVRCFFHRRKQARQETASVKIQTAWRGYKAKKLLNHLKWKRDNGKKIKAAIVIQRYMLAQRDRSQFQLKVKAAITIQSTVRSYLQQQKYRNIIKSIRTIQSKYSAYKLQQKCRSEYVEKKMAAITIQSVFRMITARKNFKREKAALKIQTTWRMYACKKLLKTHLSSVVKIQTYYRMVCQKRKFKQLKKSAVTLQRYFSTYLLMRKDRETYHKQLRSCLKIQRWWKSLIESKKAKHIAAAIKIQAAFRGFVQKKIYVKTRRHVIRLQASARRCLASTQYKKQKQAVLKIQEWFRRHLLLIKCQKEFRQKKQAVVYLQSCIRRWRCMKEYQNMKTSVIKIQSSVRTFLAVTSFKKKKKAVAVIQKHHHAWSVMKIEKRKYDKIKQACVVIQSYWRGRKVRQTLVKMNKAAIIIQTKFRGQIARDYYLCLKEFVIVCQRRLREKLQKRTEREEIIRQTKAATVIQTRFRGFIEKQRFRRSIHSIVKLQTNIRGYLQRKRFLQLKHSTLLLQRHYRAYKECKYVRTMYLVKKGAAITIQGYFRGFMVRKMVKKLNVSAIKVQSVYRGYKQKQCYLSMRKAAKTCQALYRAKITGMKERYKYLMIKISALVIQRHYRSYKISKVERERHQAALKIQTLYRSHRGRTQYLKLKQNVIKCQQLYRNKTMARFCRRQYLCTKTAVVTIQAIFRGRKIRKLLFRQHKAATVIQSAYRRYVLHNKFNHLKQATLTVQRIYRAHVLGSYTRTEFLIKKGAAMTLQASYKGWKVRKGIVQQHQKAKTIQSAFRGYIQQKNYQRLKKAAVLCQNVYRTHVLGSYARKEFINLKNAIIFIQARYRGLKVRQEMRMKNEAATKIQSVYRGYIQYGQFTSLKKAVLSCQKIYRNHRIGAKHRKAFLLTKGATITLQAFIRGWKVRQEMRMKNEAATKIQSVYRGYIQYGQFTSLKKAVLSCQKIYRNYIKGARMRKEFLLTKGAINTLQAFIRGWKVRKNVKRQFQASVVIQSAFRRHIEHNKFTKLRKVTVACQNRYRASILSKQIRRQFLIQKGAALIIEDWYCAYLERCKEKQRHNRATVIQKVYRGYRVRHKNRKVKDAAVTIQRHYKNYRTTRQMRNQYLSMQVSAVIIQKYCRGYQVRKRYAENIKHVIRIQSVVKSYLQRKRFIKLKSAALVCQKRFRAVLSGHQQRLAFLKERSTAVLLQSHIRRWLAQRTFNTQLSHIVTIQKSFRGYLARKNLKSLRKAACIIQNRWRVVMEMHKIQRDDLTKKNAAITIQSSWKAYLAKKEYKRLCCLTIRLQALVHGKQQRLKYMNLKSSAITIQRHFRACMTGKNIRMEYVKTIQTVVKLQALVRGNQARMLHMRMKACITIQSHYKQYKCVKNYQKIRRAVITIQSQYRGMLERRHFQKKVEAVVKIQKCVKRRSFANRVRNYLDERRKSAILIQACYRGYQDRKTVHRLKAAIKIQALVRMKLQRLEYKRRIMSVIVVQSCVRRYLVQKETGKLRKEIRAVICIQKAYRKVKARQQLKLQKKARQAYVRKFTKMLWVNLAAITIQRFYKKCKLMQQAKEKLGKILIIQRWIKGRLCRLRYLKLQRSIVVLQRKARFHLKTRQEAAVKIQTAVRKWLLIRKQKLKIKAIVKLQSIWRGEQVRRRSIGQKIEKIRKRVEKANRSATEENKLGNRMASALDYLLRYKQLSHILEVLIHLDVATRLSAACCEKFVSVNAVHVIYRLMRGCNRSQPHMELIKYSVSILLNLAKYEKTVYEVYNVDGSVDTLIELMQIYREKGAIFNSTCMLLGILGMLDICRMEIHQDKKLAEKIRSIHLLTARKHKIDESRQLRQARLLAAKSFNCSLPIHHKKQHKIKPDWVLRKDKMKELQDPLSAVNFVMDSFQLKSK; via the exons aaaAGAAAAGGTCTCCTTGGTTCAAAAGTACAGAAGCCATTTTCTATTCTTCATACACAGAGCTTAGCAAATATTAAGAAGTCATATAGTCCacaaaaaggggaaaaaaagaTAAGTAGTGAACAAGTTCAGCAAAAATCCAACATTGAAAATGAACCTCCAAGGGAGATAACTTTACCATTTGAAGCTGTTGAAATTGGTCAACAAGATCAAGAAAAAGATGTTGAAAGTGAGAGGCGCAAAAGTCATCGGAGGTCAAGTACATATGTGAAAATGCCAGATTTAGGGGTGTCACCAATAGGATTACCACCCGGAACAGGAAAAAAAACTAATAGTAATGATATTTTACACAGTACTGTTCGGTCTGATATTGAGAGTCAAAGGTCTCCACTAGATGGCTTAGACGTTGAGGAACACAGATTTAATAGCCTTACACCTCAAACTCCTGAAAACCAGAAGTTTGGTAGTATTCATACTGAAACACAAGGTTTTATATCACCAAATAGCTTTTTGCAAGATTCTTTATGTCAAAATACAGAAAATGCGGTTtgcaaacaacaaaaagacagtaTCTCAGAAAATGGAGAAAATCAGAAAGCACATGACATGaagaatacaaataaaaatcctAAAACTTTTTTAAGTCCAGACacctttttaaaagatttgaataaTACTATAGATGGTGATAAAAAAGGCCAGTATACTGCCAACAATATTCCAAGTCCTGATGCAGTTTTGAATAAATCCATACCTCATGACATACTAGTTAGGCAGCTTGATTCAGTAAAGACCAAACTACAGAAGAATCAAGTATTGAAAGAGAGGAAAGGTACTACAAATTGTGTTTCAAGAAAATCTTTAAAACCTGCAGAACCTGATAATGTAAGACGTGAAACATTTACAAAATCCTCATCTGGCTTAGGTAGCCAACAGCAAAGAACTATCAACAATACAAACAGTTGTCGGAGAGAATCATTTATGAAAACAGAAAAGAAATCCAACCCTTTTATTGAAGTTCCAAGTACATGTACCTCTAGTCCAAGACGAACAACATTTATAGTAAAAGGTGGAAAAAAACCTATAAACAATAAAAGGAGAATTGCAAAACCAACAGCAAAAATagacaaaatgtcaaaacaaaatgGTCACCTCCATATTGAAAAGGATATTATAACCACTGAAACAATAGTTCAGGATGAAGTAGAAACCGTCTCAACTACAAAAATCACAGAAGTTGttgatacatatacatgtactattattgATGATAAACAAGTAATTCATTCACCTGAAAGATCAACTTCATTGAAGGAACATCACACAACTACAAAAACAGAAGTCTCAAAAACAGTAGATTCTAGTACAGTTGTAAAAAACAGAACATTACCTACACCAGAACGATCATTGTGTGGAAAACAGTTGTTTTCACCACATACTGGACAAAGTGTCTATAGTAACAGTTCTATCAATGGTGAAGTTTCAATAGGTTCTCCACGCCGTCTGCCAGACAGTCCATTAGCAGCTGTAGTCAGTAAAAGATCCACTATGACTGTGACCAAGGAAAAACCCTCAGAGGCTCTCATTGAGCAGACAGAAAGAAGATTGTCAACATGTCTCTTTGGACAGGATGATGAAAAAGATGGGTCAGGAAATATGGACGAGGATTCTTTAGAAAAGAAAAGCATTGGAAAATGGGAAATTTCAGTCATTGAAGAAGGAAATGAAAACTTGTCATCCCCTTTATTgagtaaaatatcttttaaacaaaatagcaATATTGATACACCATTGCAGGAAACAAGATTAGCTAAACAGAATCACAATTTTTCACTCGATACACCAATGCGAGAAGCAGGTTTGACTAAacagaagtacaaagttgaactcGATACACCAATGAGGGAAGCAGGATTGACTACACAAAAGTACAATCTTGAGCTTGATACTCCAATGCGGGAAGCAGGATTGACTAACCAGAATTACAATGGTGAAATCGATACACCAATGCGGGAAGCAGGATTGACTAACCAGAACTACAAAGGTGAACTTGATACACCAATGCGGGAGGCAGGATTTACTAAACATAATCATAATGGTGAACTTGATACACCAATGCTTGAGGCAGGATTAGCTAAACAGAATAATAATGGGgaactagatacaccaatgagGGAGGCAGGATTGACTAAccaaaatatcatttttgaactagatactccaatgcgGGAAGGAGAATTTTCTAAAGATGTTTGCaagaattttattaatgatttaggGACCCATCATGCCCATGAGTCTTTTGACTTGAAACAGGAAAATCAAATTGAAGCTGTACCTACAAACAATTTTGATGTTTGTGAAAACGGCTCTCCAGAGCATTGTGGAAAAGATTCAGATCTTGAACTTCCAACAAATCATCTAGctgaaaataaaagagaaatagaAAATACAGAGAGCACTGTTAAGCGAAGATCATTTTGGGAAAAACCATGTGATCTCAGTAttacatttgaaaatttagaCACTCCAATGAGGGAAGTGTATAACAATATGGATATAGAAGATAGGAAAAAACATAGGCGGTCATTTTGGGAAAAACCAGATGAATCAAAGTTGACCCCTGTAACCTTCAAAGGAATAAATAATTCAGGAAATGTAAGTGATCATGATGAATTATCAAGTCCAATGCATCAAAACATTCAGAAAAATACATCTTCTGTTGAAGATAGTTATCAAGAATCAGTTCTGGTGGATTCTGTTGAGAAAAATACCAGTTTTCCTACAACTCCATACCATTTATTGCCAAAGACACCAAATCCTGATAATTCCAGACGATCAACTCATGTTGTTGAAAAGcccaaaattttcaaattagaTGAAGTTCAGAAGAAAAAACTGTTTGCTGATGAGGCAGATGTTAGCATAGATCAAGTCGAGATAAATATCTGTTGTGATGAAAATGTTATCACTAGCAGCTCTATTGTTCCTTTGAAAAATCAGAACAAGGAACCCAAAGAGGAACAGAAAAAGGAAGATGGATATCATGAAAGCATGACAAAAGAAACagcaatatttgaaaacaaattatcaaaaaactTAGATAATCCTCAAGACACAAACAATTCCATGCGATTGAAAGACTCATGTATCAACCCATctgtaaatgaaaataagaacaaaaatcCTAATGGCCTGTTCTTTATCTCTTGTTCTTCAACGAAAGCTGTTGATAAACAAGTAAAATCTACTGTGACAAAATCCACATTGAGGAAGCAGCCAAACAAACCTGTCACCACCACTATTCAGAAGAAAGTTAGTCCGAAGAGACCACTGAGTCAAGCAAGAATGTCTGAGAATAAAAGGCGTAAAACTAATGAGACTATTGAGCAAAATGATGAGATCAGAAACAATAAGAATACAGAAAGATCTAAGCAAAGTACTGTCAACAAACAACCATCATTAAAAG GAAGTGCAGCTGTCCAGGGTAGAGTCAAAGCCCCTGCAAAGGGTGTAGCTCAGTCAAAGTTGCTATTGATGAAGAAAACTAAAACAG cttTGCCAAAACACCCAATGCCCTTTGCTGCTAAGAATATGTACTATGATGAAAGATGGATGCAAAAACAAGAAAGAGGGTTTGTTCATTGGCTGAACTTTGTACTGACTCCACCAGATGAATATCAACAGACTACAAAAGTTAAAG TGGATGCTGGAAGTTTGTGTGTAGACAACAATAGAAACAATGTCAAGCTGGCTCCTACACGTGAAGTTCTATCATTCAGAGCTTATTCTCAACACAGACGTTTGAACCAGCTCAGGAGAGCAGCATGTAAACTGTTCCAGTCACAGGAAGTGGTCCATGTTGTTCAAAAGGTCGAAGTTGAAGTGGAGAGTGATAGATTGTACATTAGGAAGGACCGCAAAGTTCATGCTGATCTTG GTTTAAAGCAAGCCATTTTAGATATGCTGTTATCATTCAATCCTCTATGGTTAAGGATTGGTTTGGAG ACAACATTTGGTGAAATGATAATGATACAAAACAATGGTGACGTGATTGGACTGTCACGTTTCATAATAACCAGGGTTTTAGGTAATCCTGATATTGCCTGTGAATTTTCTCATCCATCAGTTCCACACCTGTATAGTCATG gatatGCTGAAGCCATCTCGAGACATTTGCTGAAGAAGTTTTTGATTTTAGTATTCTTCTTAGATCATGCTAAATCAAAAAGGCTGGTACCCCAAGATCCATGTCTCTTCTGTAAAGATGCTGAATACAAG ACCTGCAAAACTATGCTGATAGAATTTTCAAGAGATTATTTGGCAGGAGAAGGTGATATCACCCGCCATCTTGGATACCTTGGTTATCAAATCAAACACACCCAAACAGCAATGGATGAATTTGATTATGCTGTTTCAAACCTAGCAACAGATCTCAAAGATGGAATAAGATTAGC ACGTGTTATGGAGATACTAAGTGAAGATCATACGCTTACAAAGAAACTAAGAGCCCCAGCCATAAGTCGTCTACAGAAAATACACAACATGGATGTAGTGTTCCAAATCTTAACCAAACAAGGAGTAAATGTGGACCTGAAAG GTACAAAAGTGACATGTAGAGATGTAGTGGATGGTCACAGAGAAAAGACATTGAAATTATTATGGTGTCTCATTGTACAGTATCAG GTTAGCTTACTGTTGAATAAGGAGCAGCTTAAAGAAGAGATCAGGATTCTGGAGAGGAGTCTGATGGTTAAAAATCAGCTGGCTGCCTTACAGAGATATGAAGAATTTCTCAGTCAGAAGAAAAGAGATTCTATAGACCCAGATCTGTTCTCACAGAATGAATTAGTCATGTTGCTGTTGAAGTGGTGCAGAGTTGTCAGTGCATACTATGGAATTCAG GTTGAAAACTTCACTGTATCCTTTGGAGATGGGCGTGTCTTATGTCACCTGATACACCACTACCATCCATCACTCTTGCCAAGGGAGATCATCAAACATAAAACCATGAGGACTGTGACAGAAGACAATGACCAGGCCAATGATCAGAACAATAGTCTGTCTGATAGCTTTGGTCAAGCACCATTTACAG tgAAAGAAGATGATGCATTGTTTGAACAGATGTtatcaaatgaaaaagaaaatttcaaaactttgtaTGAAAAG GTATCAGAATTGGGAGGTATTCCTCTGATGTTGAGATCAGCAGACATGTCTAACACCATACCAGATGAAAAAGTGGTTGTGACATATGTTACCTACTTGTGTGCCAGATTGTTAGATATACGGCATGAGTCCAGAGCTGCCAGAGTTATACAGTTAGCATGGAGACGACATCACTTACAGAAAGTCAAGAAAGATTTTGTG ATAAAGCAGAAAGCAGCAATAGTTATTCAGAAAGCAGTGAGATGTTTCTTCCACAGAAGAAAGCAAGCAAGACAGGAAACAGCATCTGTTAAAATACAAACAGCATGGAGAGGATATAAGGCCAAGAAACTGCTCAATCACCTCAAATGGAAGAGAGATAATGGAAAGAAGATTAAAGCTGCAATAGTTATTCAG aGATACATGCTAGCACAAAGAGATAGATCACAGTTCCAGCTAAAAGTCAAAGCAGCAATAACTATTCAATCTACTGTAAGATCTTATTTACAGCAACAGAAATACCGTAACATCATCAAATCAATCAGAACTATCCAATCAAAATATAGCGCTTACAAACTGCAGCAGAAATGTAGGTCAGAATATGTGGAGAAAAAGATGGCTGCAATCACCATTCAATCTGTCTTCAGGATGATAACTGCTAGGaaaaatttcaaaagagaaaaagcTGCATTGAAAATCCAAACCACATGGAGAATGTATGCTTGCAAAAAACTTCTGAAAACACATTTGTCTTCTGTAGTGAAAATTCAAACCTATTACAGGATGGTTTGTCAAAAGAGAAAATTTAAACAGTTGAAAAAATCGGCTGTTACACTTCAGAGATACTTCTCAACGTATTTACTAATGAGAAAAGACAGAGAGACTTATCATAAACAACTCCGAAGTTGTCTCAAAATCCAAAGATGGTGGAAGTCATTGATTGAATCAAAAAAAGCAAAACACATTGCAGCTGCCATAAAGATACAGGCAGCTTTTAGAGGCTTTGTCCAGAAAAAGATCTATGTGAAGACTAGAAGACATGTTATCAGACTACAAGCATCAGCAAGAAGATGTTTAGCCAGCACTCAATACAAGAAACAAAAACAAGCAGTATTGAAAATCCAGGAATGGTTCAGAAGACATTTATTATTGATTAAATGTCAAAAAGAATTTAGACAGAAGAAACAGGCTGTTGTTTATCTACAATCTTGTATCAGAAGATGGAGATGCATGAAAGAgtatcaaaatatgaaaacatcAGTCATCAAAATCCAATCCTCTGTGAGAACCTTCTTAGCTGTGACTAGTTTTAAGAAAAAGAAGAAAGCTGTAGCAGTCATCCAAAAGCATCACCATGCATGGTCAGTTATGAAAATAGAGAAGAGAAAATATGATAAGATAAAACAAGCTTGTGTTGTAATTCAGTCATACTGGCGGGGCAGAAAAGTTAGACAGACCCTTGTTAAAATGAACAAGGCAGCCATTATCATACAGACTAAGTTCAGAGGCCAAATAGCAAGGGATTACTATCTTTGCTTGAAAGAATTTGTCATAGTATGTCAGAGAAGGTTGAGAGAAAAGTTACAGAAAAGAACAGAAAGAGAAGAGATAATCAGACAAACAAAGGCTGCCACTGTCATACAGACCAGATTTAGAGGCTTTATAGAAAAACAGAGATTCAGAAGATCCATCCACAGCATTGTAAAACTTCAGACAAACATAAGAGGGTACCTGCAGAGAAAACGATTTCTTCAGTTAAAACATTCTACCTTATTATTACAGAGACATTACCGTGCTTATAAAGAATGTAAATATGTTAGAACAATGTACTTAGTGAAGAAAGGAGCAGCCATTACAATTCAAGGCTACTTTAGAGGATTTATGGTGAGAAAGATGGTAAAGAAATTAAATGTTTCAGCTATAAAGGTGCAATCTGTATACAGAGGTTACAAACAGAAACAATGTTATCTTTCTATGAGGAAAGCTGCTAAAACATGTCAAGCTTTATATAGAGCAAAAATAACAGGAATGAAAGAACGATATAAATACCTCATGATCAAGATATCTGCCTTAGTAATCCAAAGACATTACAGATCGTACAAAATCAGCAAAGTGGAACGAGAAAGACATCAAGCTGCATTGAAAATTCAGACCCTCTACAGATCTCACAGAGGAAGAACGCAATATTTAAAGTTGAAACAGAATGTGATAAAGTGTCAGCAATTGTATCGTAATAAAACGATGGCAAGATTTTGTAGGAGGCAATATTTGTGCACAAAAACTGCCGTAGTAACAATACAGGCAATTTTTAGAGGTCGGAAGATCAGAAAATTGTTGTTCAGACAACACAAGGCTGCAACAGTGATCCAATCAGCATACAGGAGATATGTTCTCCATAACAAATTCAATCATTTGAAACAGGCCACACTTACTGTTCAAAGAATATACAGAGCTCATGTGTTAGGGTCATACACCAGGACAGAATTTCTTATAAAGAAAGGAGCTGCCATGACACTACAGGCCTCATATAAAGGATGGAAGGTTAGGAAAGGGATTGTACAGCAACACCAGAAAGCAAAGACGATTCAGAGTGCCTTCAGAGGATACATACAGCAGAAGAACTACCAAAGATTGAAAAAAGCAGCAGTCCTTTGCCAGAATGTATACAGGACACATGTCCTAGGTTCATATGCAAGAAAAGAATTTATTAATTTGAAgaatgcaattatttttattcaagCAAGATACAGAGGCTTGAAGGTCAGACAGGAAATGAGAATGAAAAATGAAGCTGCTACAAAAATACAGTCAGTGTATAGAGGATATATTCAATATGGACAATTTACATCCTTGAAAAAGGCAGTCCTCTCTTGTCAGAAAATTTACAGGAATCATAGAATAGGAGCAAAACATAGAAAAGCATTTCTTCTTACAAAAGGTGCTACAATTACATTACAAGCTTTTATCAGAGGATGGAAGGTCAGACAGGAAATGAGAATGAAAAATGAAGCTGCTACAAAAATACAGTCAGTGTATAGAGGATATATTCAATATGGACAATTTACATCCTTGAAAAAGGCAGTCCTCTCTTGTCAGAAAATTTACAGGAATTATATCAAAGGAGCGAGAATGAGAAAAGAGTTTCTGCTTACCAAAGGTGCTATAAATACGTTACAAGCTTTTATCAGAGGATGGAAGGTTAGAAAAAATGTAAAGAGACAGTTTCAAGCATCAGTAGTCATTCAGTCAGCTTTTAGAAGACATATTGAACATAACAAATTCACAAAATTGAGGAAAGTAACTGTTGCATGTCAAAACAGATATAGAGCTAGCATTCTGTCTAAACAAATTAGACGacaatttttaatacaaaaagGAGCAGCTTTGATTATTGAAGATTGGTACTGTGCTTATTTAGAAAGATGTAAAGAAAAGCAAAGACACAATAGAGCTACTGTGATTCAAAAAGTTTACAGAGGATATAGAGTAAGACACAAGAACAGAAAAGTAAAGGATGCAGCGGTGACAATTCAGAGACATTACAAAAACTACAGAACTACAAGACAAATGAGGAATCAGTATTTATCCATGCAGGTATCTGCTGTTATTATTCAGAAATACTGTAGGGGTTATCAGGTTAGGAAAAGATATGCTGAGAACATTAAACATGTGATAAGAATTCAGAGTGTTGTGAAAAGTTATCTGCAACGAAAAAGATTCATTAAATTAAAGTCTGCAGCTTTAGTGTGTCAGAAAAGATTTCGAGCTGTCTTGTCTGGCCATCAGCAAAGATTGGCTTTCTTGAAGGAAAGATCAACTGCAGTTTTATTACAGTCGCATATAAGAAGATGGTTAGCACAGCGGACTTTCAATACACAATTATCTCATATTGTGACAATTCAGAAATCTTTCAGAGGATATTTAGCTCGCAAAAACTTAAAGTCTTTGAGGAAAGCAGCGTGTATAATTCAGAATAGATGGCGTGTTGTGATGGAAATGCATAAAATTCAGAGAGATGATTTAACTAAGAAGAATGCAGCTATCACAATTCAGTCTAGTTGGAAAGCATATTTGGCCAAAAAGGAATACAAAAGATTGTGTTGTTTAACTATTAGATTACAAGCTCTTGTGCATGGCAAACAACAAAGACTGAAGTACATGAACCTCAAATCGTCTGCTATTACAATTCAAAGACATTTCAGAGCCTGCATGACTGGCAAAAATATAAGAATGGAGTATGTCAAAACAATACAGACAGTTGTCAAATTGCAAGCATTAGTTAGGGGAAATCAAGCAAGAATGTTGCACATGAGAATGAAAGCCTGTATCACAATTCAGTCCCACTACAAACAATATAAATGTGTCAAGAATTACCAAAAAATAAGAAGAGCTGTGATAACAATTCAGTCTCAATACAGAGGTATGCTGGAAAGGAGACATTTTCAGAAGAAAGTGGAAGCTGTAGTCAAAATACAGAAATGTGTTAAGAGGAGGTCCTTTGCAAACCGTGTAAGAAATTATTTAGATGAAAGAAGGAAAAGTGCTATTCTGATACAAGCCTGTTATAGAGGCTACCAGGACAGGAAAACTGTACACAGGCTGAAAGCTGCTATAAAGATACAGGCTTTGGTTAGAATGAAGCTTCAGAGACTAGAGTATAAACGTCGCATAATGAGTGTAATTGTTGTTCAGAGCTGTGTTAGGAGATATTTAGTTCAAAAGGAGACAGGAAAATTAAGGAAAGAAATAAGGGCTGTCATTTGTATACAGAAAGCTTATAGGAAGGTCAAAGCAAGACAACAATTAAAG TTACAGAAAAAAGCAAGACAAGCCTATGTGAGGAAATTTACCAAAATGTTATGGGTGAACTTAGCTGCTattacaatacaaagattttacaAAAAGTGCAAACTGATGCAGCAAGCTAAAGAAAAACTGGGCAAGATACTTATCATACAG AGATGGATAAAGGGTAGACTTTGTAGACTGAGGTATTTGAAGCTCCAGAGATCTATAGTTGTCTTACAAAGGAAAGCCAGGTTTCATCTGAAGACGAGACAGGAGGCTGCAGTAAAGATACAGACAGCTGTCAGGAAATGGCTTCTAATCAGGAAACAGAAACTTAAAATCAAAGCCATTGTCAAGTTACAG TCAATTTGGAGAGGTGAACAAGTAAGAAGGAGAAGTATTGGACAGAAGATAGAAAAGATTCGAAAGAGAGTGGAAAAAGCCAATAGATCAGCCACTGAGGAAAACAAACTTGGAAACAGAATGGCATCAGCTTTAGATTACCTACTTAGATACAAGCAGCTGTCTCATATCCTAGAAGTTCTTATACATTTAG ATGTGGCCACCCGTTTATCAGCAGCATGTTGTGAGAAGTTTGTATCAGTCAATGCTGTACATGTGATCTATAGACTAATGAGAGGATGTAATAGAAGTCAGCCTCACATGGAACTTATCAAATACTCTGTTAGCATACTGCTCAACTTAGCAAAG TATGAGAAGACAGTGTATGAAGTTTACAATGTGGATGGCTCTGTGGATACATTGATAGAACTGATGCAGATCTACAGGGAGAAAGGAGCCATCTTTAATTCTACCTGTATGTTACTTGGAATTCTGGGAATGCTGGATATATGTAGAATG GAGATACACCAAGACAAGAAGTTAGCTGAGAAAATCAGGAGCATTCATTTACTGACAGCACGAAAACACAAGATAGATGAGAGTAGACAATTACGACAAGCTAGACTATTGGCAGCTAAAAGTTTTAATTGTTCGTTACCTatacatcataaaaaacaacacaAGATAAAACCAGATTGGGTTCTGAGAAAAGATAAGATGAAAGAATTACAAGACCCATTGTCTGCTGTTAACTTTGTCATGGATTCTTTTCAATTGAAATCAAAATGA